A genomic segment from Paralichthys olivaceus isolate ysfri-2021 chromosome 22, ASM2471397v2, whole genome shotgun sequence encodes:
- the rab1ba gene encoding zRAB1B, member RAS oncogene family a — MNPEYDYLFKLLLIGDSGVGKSCLLLRFADDTYTESYISTIGVDFKIRTIELDGKTIKLQIWDTAGQERFRTITSSYYRGAHGIIVVYDVTDQESYNNVKQWLQEIDRYASENVNKLLVGNKCDLTTKKVVDYTTAKEFADSLAIPFLETSAKNATNVEQAFMTMAAEIKKRMGPGATAGSDKPNLKIESTPVRQSGGGCC; from the exons ATGAATCCCGAATA tgacTATCTGTTCAAGCTCCTGCTGATTGGAGACTCTGGAGTAGGAAAGTCCTGTCTTCTGCTGCGATTTGCA GATGACACCTACACAGAGAGCTACATCAGCACCATCGGAGTGGACTTCAAGATCCGCACCATTGAGCTGGATGGCAAGACCATTAAACTGCAGATT tGGGACACTGCAGGTCAAGAGAGGTTTCGTACCATCACCTCCAGTTACTACCGTGGAGCCCATGGTATCATAGTCGTATATGATGTGACAGATCAG GAGTCCTATAACAATGTCAAGCAGTGGCTTCAGGAAATCGACCGTTACGccagtgaaaatgtcaataagCTTCTGGTGGGCAACAAGTGTGACCTGACCACCAAGAAAGTAGTGGACTACACAACAGCCAAG GAGTTTGCTGACTCTTTGGCCATCCCCTTCCTGGAGACAAGCGCCAAAAACGCCACCAATGTAGAGCAGGCTTTCATGACCATGGCCGCAGAGATCAAGAAGCGCATGGGCCCCGGAGCCACAGCTGGTAGCGACAAACCCAACTTAAAAATTGAGAGCACTCCCGTCAGGCAGTCCGGAGGGGGCTGCTGCTAA
- the LOC109637607 gene encoding ephrin type-A receptor 7, which translates to MTVCNCRMWPVTVFILWTWMLDAGCETQNQAEEVEIFNSDKEATLSWKSEPPSQWSVIHLGTQSRVPVLQACGRRITRTILSHWMERQEAHYLMMDIKLAQEEEPPGQLGPLRVHLFDTDTPIKKFWDSSIVLEIQAPKLFPTIQSISSYLDHSMTLDLGSVSHRGFQLAFSYSGTCVLLTSIKLYYKRCSDTVGNLALFGRTGAGSGPLTGSCVKGAVEVSPPVRECNLNGVWGPLQGGCTCEPGYQVMDDTCQACRIGYYKPTNDSAECQLCPANSRTHREGSERCDCLQGFSRLPTDPLDFNCTKPPSAPVHLKAHHQNDSVLTVTWDPPLDRGGRQKVTYDVRCEKEAEAGGRWESCGEHAIFLPDSSGLNGTSVSITGLDPQCDYRLTVQALNDISIQQGTRHASTATVTIHRWKVPSVVITVSPGVNITELEMTVDPLGQRHFPKWPIVGALLGSLLFMAVIPIAVCTLYRNYTKLREEQEIELLPVNPGISYQPPQVVEPTTQQANREEGVVQMLEGFSGSLLASLKEVLVERNKLTLGKELGKGEFGSVCEGVFTPEEHMDIKVAVKTMRVGIHSQQDLHGFLKEAEIMKNFDHENVVRLLGVTLQREQDSPLPVPLVILPYLKHGDLRRFLIATRYGDISIFVPHQSLLRFMIDIAAGMSYLSSQGFLHRDLAARNCMLGDDLRVCVADFGMSKQIYSGNYYRQKEAMRVPVKWMSMESLSESLYTTKSDVWSFGVTMWEIVSRGRTPYPGVHNHELLDLLLCGHRLKPPEECDQKLYDVMWSCWDKEPNQRPDFRELGETLKGLLSELPVLEASQEASYINQGLEAAAAAAAFSLEHQRESGERWNNVYLPTPMGACAARDEDVDVESGYLKDTSVSTGIRSDKEQF; encoded by the exons ATGACCGTGTGCAACTGTAGAATGTGGCCTGTGACTGTCTTCATATTGTGGACCTGGATGCTGGATGCTGGCtgtgaaacacaaaatcaagcagaggagg TGGAGATTTTCAATTCTGACAAAGAGGCCACACTGAGCTGGAAATCTGAACCACCCTCACAA TGGAGTGTAATTCATCTTGGTACACAGAGTCGAGTGCCTGTGCTCCAAGCTTGTGGAAGAAGAATTACAAGAACTATTTTAAGCCACTGGATGGAGCGCCAAGAAGCTCACTATCTAATGATGGATATTAAATTAGCACAAGAAGAGGAGCCACCTGGCCAGCTTGGCCCACTGAGAGTTCATCTTTTTGATACAGACACACCCATCAAAAAGTTTTGGGATAGCTCTATTGTCCTGGAAATCCAGGCCCCTAAGCTTTTCCCTACAATCCAATCGATATCCAGCTACCTGGATCACAGCATGACCCTGGACCTGGGCTCAGTCAGCCACAGAGGCTTCCAGCTCGCCTTCTCCTACTCTGGGACATGCGTGCTTTTAACGTCAATAAAACTCTACTACAAGAGGTGCTCGGACACAGTGGGCAACCTGGCATTGTTCGGCAGAACAGGGGCCGGGTCTGGGCCACTGACAGGTTCTTGTGTGAAGGGAGCAGTGGAGGTTTCTCCACCAGTTAGAGAGTGTAATTTAAATGGAGTGTGGGGGCCACTGCAGGGGGGATGTACCTGTGAACCTGGGTATCAAGTCATGGACGACACCTGTCAAG CATGTAGGATAGGCTACTACAAACCAACCAATGACAGTGCAGAATGCCAGCTGTGCCCCGCTAATTCCAGGACACATAGGGAGGGATCGGAGAGATGTGACTGTCTGCAGGGTTTCAGCCGCCTACCAACAGACCCCTTGGACTTCAACTGCACCA AGCCGCCCTCTGCTCCAGTGCATCTAAAAGCCCATCATCAAAATGACTCAGTGCTGACAGTGACGTGGGATCCTCCTCTTGACAGGGGAGGCAGACAGAAAGTGACATATGACGTCAGGTGTGAGAAGGAAGCAGAGGCTGGTGGTCGGTGGGAGTCATGTGGGGAACATGCGATTTTCCTGCCAGACTCATCAGGGCTTAACGGCACATCGGTCAGCATCACAGGACTGGACCCACAGTGTGACTACAGACTGACAGTGCAAGCCTTGAATGATATATCCATCCAACAGGGGACACGGCATGCATCCACTGCCACTGTCACCATTCATAGAT GGAAAGTTCCTTCTGTCGTGATCACTGTGAGCCCAGGCGTAAACATCACAGAACTTGAAATGACAGTAGATCCTCTGGGCCAGAGACACTTCCCAAAGTGGCCGATTGTTGGTGCTCTGCTTGGTAGCCTACTGTTCATGGCTGTAATCCCCATAGCTGTATGCACCCTGTACCGAAACTACACTAAACTCAG AGAGGAGCAAGAAATTGAGCTTTTGCCAGTGAATCCTGGAATTTCCTACCAACCTCCACAGGTGGTGGAGCCTACAACCCAGCAGGCCAACA GGGAGGAAGGGGTGGTCCAGATGTTGGAAGGGTTCAGTGGAAGCCTGCTAGCCAGTCTGAAGGAGGTCCTGGTGGAGAGAAACAAGCTGACCCTGGGGAAGGAACTTGGCAAAG GCGAGTTTGGTTCAGTTTGTGAAGGGGTTTTTACACCAGAGGAACATATGGACATCAAGGTGGCTGTGAAGACCATGAGAG TTGGAATCCACAGCCAGCAAGACTTGCATGGTTTTTTGAAAGAGGCCGAGATCATGAAGAACTTTGATCATGAAAATGTGGTCAGACTACTCG GGGTCACTTTACAGAGGGAGCAGGACTCTCCTCTGCCTGTTCCCCTCGTCATACTGCCATACCTGAAACATGGAGACCTGCGTCGCTTCCTTATCGCAACACGCTATGGTGATATATCAATA TTTGTGCCCCATCAGAGTCTCCTGCGCTTCATGATTGATATTGCAGCAGGGATGAGCTACTTGAGCTCACAGGGGTTTCTGCACAGGGACTTGGCTGCACGCAACTGCAT GCTGGGGGATGATCTTAGGGTGTGTGTGGCTGACTTTGGCATGTCCAAGCAAATCTACAGCGGCAATTACTATCGTCAGAAAGAAGCTATGCGTGTGCCAGTCAAGTGGATGTCCATGGAGAGCCTGTCTGAGTCTTTGTACACCACCAAAAGTGATGTG TGGTCATTTGGGGTGACCATGTGGGAGATTGTGTCCCGCGGGAGGACTCCTTATCCAGGAGTCCATAACCATGAGCTGCTGGACTTGCTGCTGTGTGGACATAGGCTCAAACCACCTGAGGAGTGTGACCAGAAACT TTATGATGTCATGTGGAGCTGCTGGGATAAGGAGCCGAATCAGAGGCCTGACTTCAGGGAACTGGGTGAAACACTGAAAGGTCTTCTGTCGGAGCTGCCCGTCCTGGAGGCCAGCCAGGAAGCCAGTTACATCAACCAGGGgctggaagctgctgctgctgctgcagctttctCTCTGGAACACCAGAGAGAATCTGGAGAAAGATGGAACAATGTCTACCTGCCTACACCTATGGGTGCTTGTGCAGCCAGAGATGAGGATGTTGATGTAGAGAGTGGCTACCTTAAGGATACGAGTGTTTCAACAGGTATAAGAAGTGACAAAGAGCAATTCTGA